One genomic segment of Vulpes lagopus strain Blue_001 chromosome 9, ASM1834538v1, whole genome shotgun sequence includes these proteins:
- the EEF1D gene encoding elongation factor 1-delta isoform X2 — translation MRSGRASCALETVWEDKQKHGEAERRFCEQEAPRAAATQQLLAEVPAVNGPGQEEAQDAEEADARDSSSRSDPGKSHDGRKPLQKKRKRSPKGWLGAADLALVGLAADRVWLDKPLFDQAESSYRRRLADAAALAPRGPCTHGSQVACHHVTWGVWVNKSSFDQAERAFVEWSQALLLAAEGSGRRAAGPDLAGPAPSPPASSQSPLGGLQALVREVWLEKPQYDAAERGFYEAMFDGHPPGKVRLQERAGPEGARRGRRDRRGRAAAAVGSRRVGPRRLDGDASCALPYWYFLHKDAEAPWLSKPAYDSAECRHHAAEALRMAWRLEAASLPHRPGARSGLSVSGLRPKKMATNFLVHEKIWFDKFKYDEAERKFYEQMNGPVAGSSRQENGASVILRDIARARENIQKSLAGSSGPGASGGPSGDHSELAIRIASLEVENQSLRGVVQDLQQAVSKLEARLSVLEKSSPTHRAAAPQTQHVSPMRQAEPPPRKAATAAEDDEDDAIDLFGSDEEEDKEAARLREERLRQYAEKKAKKPALVAKSSILLDVKPWDDETDMAQLEACVRSIQLDGLTWGGSKLVPVGYGIRKLQIQCVVEDDKVGTDLLEEEITKFEEHVQSVDIAAFNKI, via the exons ATGAGGAGCGGGCGAGCCTCCTGTGCCCTGGAGACTGTCTGGGAGGACAAGCAGAAGCATGGGGAAGCCGAGCGGCGTTTCTGCGAGCAGGAGGCCCCCCGAGCCGCCGCCACGCAGCAGCTCCTGGCTGAGGTGCCCGCCGTGAACGGGCCCGGGCAGGAGGAGGCCCAGGACGCCGAGGAGGCCGATGCCCGcgacagcagcagcaggagcgaCCCCGGGAAGAGCCACGACGGCAGGAAGCCTCTGCAGAAGAAGAGGAAGCGCTCCCCGAAGGGCTGGCTCGGCGCGGCAGACCTGGCCCTCGTGGGCCTCGCGGCCGACCGCGTGTGGCTGGACAAGCCGCTCTTCGACCAGGCCGAGAGCTCCTACCGCCGGAGGCTGGCCGACGCGGCCGCGCTGGCGCCCCGGGGCCCCTGCACGCACGGGAGCCAGGTGGCCTGCCACCACGTGACCTGGGGCGTCTGGGTCAACAAGTCTTCCTTCGACCAGGCCGAGCGGGCGTTTGTGGAGTGGTCTCAGGCCCTGCTCTTGGCCGCAGAGGGCAGCGGCAGGCGGGCGGCCGGCCCCGACCTGGCCGGCCCCGCGCCCAGCCCGCCGGCCAGCAGCCAGTCCCCGCTGGGCGGCCTGCAGGCGCTGGTGCGGGAGGTGTGGCTGGAGAAGCCGCAGTACGACGCGGCCGAGCGGGGCTTCTACGAGGCCATGTTTGACGGGCACCCGCCCGGGAAGGTGCGGCTGCAGGAGCGGGCCGGGCCCGAGGGCGCCCGGCGGGGCCGCAGAGACCGGCGGGGCCGCGCGGCCGCGGCCGTGGGAAGCAGGCGGGTCGGGCCGCGGCGGCTGGACGGGGACGCCTCCTGTGCCCTGCCCTACTGGTACTTCCTGCACAAGGACGCCGAGGCCCCCTGGCTCAGCAAGCCCGCCTACGACAGCGCCGAGTGCCGCCACCACGCTGCCGAGGCCCTCCGCATGGCCTGGCGCCTCGAGGCCGCGTCCCTGCCTCACCGACCCGGTGCCCGGTCTGGCCTGTCCGTGTCCGGCCTGAGACCCAA GAAAATGGCCACAAACTTCTTAGTACATGAGAAGATCTGGTTTGACAAGTTCAAATACGATGAAGCAGAAAGGAAATTCTACGAGCAGATGAACGGGCCTGTGGCTGGCTCCTCACGCCAG GAGAATGGCGCCAGTGTGATCCTCCGTGACATTGCAAGAGCCAGAGAAAACATCCAGAAATCCCTGGCCGGA AGCTCAGGCCCTGGGGCCTCCGGCGGGCCCAGCGGGGATCACAGTGAGCTCGCCATCCGGATCGCCAGCCTGGAAGTGGAAAATCAGAGCTTGCGAGGTG tCGTGCAGGATCTGCAGCAGGCGGTTTCCAAGCTGGAGGCCCGGCTAAGCGTGCTGGAGAAGAGCTCACCCACCCACCGGGCTGCGGCCCCTCAGACCCAG CACGTGTCCCCTATGCGCCAAGCGGAGCCCCCTCCCAGGAAGGCGGCCACTGCTGCAGAGGACGATGAGGACGATGCCATCGACCTGTTTGGCAGCGAtgaggaggaggacaaggaggcgGCACGGCTGCGGGAGGAGCGGCTGCGGCAGTATGCTGAGAAGAAGGCCAAGAAGCCAGCGCTGGTGGCCAAGTCCTCCATCCTCCTGGACGTCAAGCCT TGGGACGATGAGACAGACATGGCCCAGCTGGAGGCCTGCGTGCGCTCCATCCAGTTAGACGGGCTGACCTGGGGGGGCTCCAAGCTGGTGCCGGTGGGCTATGGCATCCGCAA